Below is a genomic region from Zea mays cultivar B73 chromosome 9, Zm-B73-REFERENCE-NAM-5.0, whole genome shotgun sequence.
CGTGATAATTTGGATTTGATGGCTGTACTTGTAACTCAAGTGTCTTCAAGGGACTGAACAATTGGATATGGGTTGGCCTATCTTTTTTAAAGTCTCTTTATGGCTACTGTTTGTCCACCAGTGCCAGGATGTGAAATATGGGAAGCATGTGCACATTCTTCCAATTGATGATACAGTTGAAGGCATTACAGGGAACCTATTTGATGCCTTCTTGAAACGTAAGTTTCTGATCTTGTGAATTTCTTAGTTGATCTAGGTTTTTTGGGCATCAGCATGGCTCCATGGCACTTATTTCTCATGTTACTTCAACTGAAGTAGCTCCCTTTTCTTTTGTTGTCAATGGTTTACTGAGTTCTGATCAAGGAGGAGTCTGCCATTTATACCACCTAATTAATATGCTTGTATATTGTTTCTGCCATTTCATGTAGACCTTGCAGCTGTTTTGTCATAATAACACCCCTTATGAAACTGTGCAACATACTTCCTAGAAGCATACAGGCCCGTGAGGAAAGGAGACCTTTTCCTTGTCATGGGTGGAATGAGAAACGTGTAATTCAAAGTGATAGAGACTGACCCTTCTGAATATTGTATCGTTGCCCTAGATACTGAAATATTTTGTGATGGGGAGCCTATTAAGAGAGAGGATGAGGAGCGTCTTGATGAAGTTGGTTATTATGATGTTGGTGGAGTTAGAAAGCAAATGGCCCAAATCAGAGAGCTTGTTGAGCTTCCACTACGCCATCCTCAGCTTTTCAAATCTATTGGTGTGAAGCCACCAAAGGGCATATTGCTATATGGGCCACCTGGTTCTGGAAAGACTCTTATTGCTCATGCTGTTGCAAACGAGACTGGAGCCTTTTTCTTTCTAATCAATGGTCCAGAGATCACAAAATTTATATGTATAGCTAGGATCACCAATGGATTACAAAatcttttctcataacaatataacacaattatatataagttatcatgatattatatgttcccgttgcaacgcacgggcactaacCTAGTAATAAAAAAAGGTTAAGCCGCGTTGCGAAGCCGTAGGAGAGGTCGAGCGTCCCCCTTTCTCGTAGACCTAGAGCCATCACGCAACATTGTTAGATGTCgtgtggatgtttttatattctCTATTATTTTATGATGTATTGTATATTGAAATATGGTgatgtcttataatatgtgattatttgaactgtggttgttaataaaacaaggggaactctAGCAAAATATTTTTGTGAATTGTAAAAAACATGACAAGCAAtaagtaactcatcttcggagttCTAAACTATTTTGGATATGCAAGTAGAGTTCTAAAATATTTTGGATATAAAAGTACTACATAACAGGCTACAAGTTTCTTCAATCAGAATCACAATCTAtaagtaactcatcttcggagtcatccgtcgcgcaatcctcaacgacaacctcattccacttgctgcattgtcctgcatcacacttgttaacagttctcttgtaataattggcttctgcttcatctgcagcttgggagaatagctcatcctcagcctcagcctcatcagacttctgCTTGTAATAATCCGCCTCTACCTCTTCGGCGGCCTGAGACATAAATTCGTtctcttcctcttgagcacgtaattCTGACTCAACTGgtgcgatgagctcactcaaccttgatgtgtcgtcctcctcttctccatgtaatcctgcctctgcgagagcgataagctcacttaatctagatgtgtcgtcctcctcctcctccatcagctcaacTCTCGCCATTTTTTCCTGAATATATCTTGCATGTgcctcatcggccaaatagtttacgccacatccaatctctgcaaatataatgagaaaaataagttagcaaagtcaggaTAAGTAAATTGTACTAACAAAATTATAGTATCATTTTTCTCACTCACTTCCCTTGAgacgatcagcaagattatccaacatttgtttctcggctcaagccgcttcccattcccttgcatcctgtgctctcttctcatctgctgcCTTCAACCTCCTAAACTCTGCACGCTTCGGACTATCATAAAAGGCAAATTTCGCGTACCTACGCATGTCGCatatgcgatcgttaatgtacgaatcgacgagctgagatccacaacgcatcttctgtcccattagtctcttggactctattgtgcgcatcacctctcctttgtcgtcgtaactctcccaactgcatttcctcgtctcctacaaaaaacAGTAAGTATCGGTATAACATTACAGCTGGtgcaaaaaaataaataaataccaatctcatcgtaatcgaccatatgtccatAAAAATATCCAACATCAAGCTCAGAAGGAACTattccatacttagcttcaataccacatttgcagagtactggatcaaactTCAACTCTTCCGCCCactgattttttttcttttcctttacctctggctctagccaatgggacaaaggaccatacaaccactctctgaaacgacacttacgccacccgtatggctgcaggacaataaattagtaatttattgtaaaaaAATAACTAGTTTATACATTTAGCGTATCGATgagctcacataatcaatgttcggacacaCAAACTGTTTCTCAGtgtcttcgtcgatgacagcacggtctccacaatcgcatcgagaCGGTGAGTCCAGCcttctttctgttgctacctccttctccgcatccgtcattggtggaggattcagGGGAGGAGGTatccaacgcttaaaacgctcatgactagtCCTTCCACACAATCAATTagcgaaaagaagatatcgagggtcaaatttaccaggaccgtcgatccactggaaaaataAACACCTCAGGTGCCCCTAAAACAATGGAACAAAGCACTATTACACATCTAGTAAATAATAaatgcgaacaaaattaagtcacaagtcataagctacgtacgtcaaAACCGCCACAAAGGTAGAAGCAGCGAGCAACCGTGTCTGGATGTTTGGATCGACATACCCAAGCCAGTATGCCACAGTTACAGTTAGGCATagggagttcaggaggaacaggagcatccttactagatacatccggatataactcccgagggcgacctctcttctgccacaatgCCTCCCGGTatatgtctttcatctaataaatgattataattatcactttgTACCTAATAGGCTTTATAATAGGTTTACACAAATAATCAAATGAAATGTACTCATCATATTAGCGATACTATATATATTATGAGCAATATTGGAGACTAATAATCGAAAAAGTAtaacccaatatacaaaacgaatcagttagacaccataccttggtctacgaagtgtCCCAACTCGAATATTTGAATACAACAACTTTTGACGAAGTTTTGAAATGAGAGGAAATGTGGTGTTCTCGGCCAGCAGCGCGACCGGTTTTATAGGCCTCCGCAGCTTggtgccaagatctgtggcgccgagctatgaGGCCGCGTCAGCGCCGCGTCAGTGCCATGTCAGCCCTAGGCGCAGGGAGCCGTTACTGCCAtgtcacagctcggcgccataggctgtggcgccgagctgtgttacctcggcgccacatcCTATGGCGCCGAGTATCGGGTCCAAAATTGCATATAAAATTTCTGGGGTCTAAACGTAAATATTTTTCGAAAATAGGGCTGAATAAGAAAAAAATCGGCGGCACCGCTAGGGGTGGGCGTTCGagttacccgaaaatttcgggtcgggtaattcgggtttttaaaatttcgggttttgagaatgGATACtcgaaattacaacgggttttgcaatacccgaaaattcgggtacccgaaatttcgggttcgggtattcccgaactacccgaactattgtgtcggcttcataaaaacacaAACACCcgattaaattagtataaaaatatagtttgaataatgatatatatggacatataaaacacaagcaatctacaatcacaagttatgcacacatacacataattataaatgtacaaattaataattaagcatgacatgagtacatgacaaaTGAAAGTTCGGataattcgggtatttcgggtacccgattgtgatatCCGAATTATCTGAACTAAATTCGGGTTTTGTATGTTGCTATCCGAAATTTTCAAATAAAATTCGGGTTTTAGGTATTTTGAGTTCGGATTTTGGGTTACGGATTTTTTTTTTTGCCAACCCTAGTCACCGCAGCGCAGGCCTGCAGCACGATTTGCTCGCGTGGTGTGGTGAGCTGTCCGAGTGCAATTGATTTTTGGGCCTTAATTATTATTACCCTGGTTGTCGTCACGTGCTGGCGGGTCCTGCTCCTGCTGCACCTGCACCTGCGGTGACCTGCATGTGATGTGAATGGCCATTGGCTGGCCACCACACATTTGCGCGGCAGCACCCTCAGGGGCCCCCGTGCAGTGCATGCATCAAAAAATGAAAGCAGCGCGCCCACGCATGTGATTCTCGTTCTGCAATAGTACTTCACATTCTGAAATCTTAATACTGTCTGCAATAGTTATTATATATGCGTCGATCACGTGTTTCATATATATAAGCAGGGATCGGAGCTATTGGATGGACTGTCTGATCGGTTTTCGCTAATTTTATCTTCGCTTTCCAGTTTCAATGTATTTTCCGCTTCCACAGAACAGAATTTCGCTTTGTCGAGTTTTGTCAAATCAAAGCATCGGCAACTTGGATGCCCTACAGGCGCCGGCCGGCCCACACATGCAATgcatggatatatatatatatatatatatatatatatatatatatatatatatatatatata
It encodes:
- the LOC111590106 gene encoding uncharacterized protein — its product is MARVELMEEEEDDTSRLSELIALAEAGLHGEEEDDTSRLKNEFMSQAAEEVEADYYKQKSDEAEAEDELFSQAADEAEANYYKRTVNKCDAGQCSKWNEVVVEDCATDDSEDELLIDCDSD